The sequence GTTAAGTGCGCAGAGTGGTGAGGGGAAGAATTAGGTCATGGGCACTGGGGAATGAGCAAGGCTCACCAATGATGATCATCACCGAATCGGTCGATCGAGTGCCGAACCTACCCTCCTAGCCCCCTACACTCACCGGGTAAGAGTGAAAGAGGGTCGGGGGGAGTGCAGGGTGAAGATGCACTTCGCAGCATAGGCACTGACAGATTTATCGTTAAATAACAGAGTCATTTCATCACAGGAATGTTTGACAAAACAATTTGCTTATCTTAATATCGAATGCGTTCGTTACTCATAGGTGCGCCATGAAGCGAAAACCCACCATGGACATTCCTACTGCCCTGGTTCCGTATGCTCGTAGGGTTGCGCTGCGCAATGCAGAAATCTTCTACTACGATGCTGGGCCGGTTGATCACCCAACACTTCTCCTTTTGCATGGGCTGGGAGATGAAGCTGATACCTGGCGCTCAATTATCTTGCCATTATCGCGTGAATACCGGATCATTGCTCCTGATTTACCTGGCTTTGGTCGTAGTCTTGGCCCTCGTGGCGCCTACAGTCTAACCTTCTTCGCCCGCACGATTGCCGAATTTATAGCAACCCTGCAACTGCGGTACATCACACTGGTTGGTCATTCATTAGGGGCTATGATCGCTCAGCGTCTGAGCATCGGCCTGCCGGACCTTATCGAACAGCAGATCCTGATTAGTGGTTGTCTACCGGTAAAGCGCCGTCTGCCGGAATTAAAGCAATGGCTGCTGTTAATCCCAGGTCTTGGCGAATTGATGCTGGCGATCATGCGCCGTTCACAAGAGCTGGCCTTTTTTAGTTTACAACCGTTCTATTACAGCCTGTACGATCTGCCTGCCCGTGAGCGGCGGTTTCTCAGGAAGCGGGTTATGGCTCGTCTCCACCATCCACAACAACGACGGTCAACACTTTCTGCGCTCCGTTGGTTGGCGATTGACACCTTCTTCCGTGCCAATCAATATCTTGATTTGGTCAGTAAATGTCGAATACCGACAGTACTGATCATTGGCGATCACGATGTCATTGTTGATGGTGAACTTATAGAAGCCACGCACGTCTTGCTTAACGAACAAGCTCAGTGTATTCACCTAGAACGGTGTGGTCATATGCCGCAGCAGGAATGGCCCGACATGATTTGTGAGCTACTGAGCGGCCTGCATCCTGCTGCGCAGACGGTTGATTGTCAGGGTGAACCTTCGGGAGGGTTATGAGGAGGCGGCCTGTTCGCTGTGTTTGACAATCCGTGCTCGTATCAAAGAAGCGACAATTGATACGCCAATAATGGTTGCTACCACACCTAGCGAGACAGCCGTCGGTATCTTCCAGCTTACGCCAATCAGTGCTGCGCTGAGATCGGGTAAGAGCATCTTGATGCCAACAAAGCTCAGCACCACTGACAAGCCAAGCTTGAGATAGTGGAAGAGATGAACCACGCCAGCCAGTACGAAGTAGAGTGCTCGTAGACCCAGAATGGCGAAGACATTGGATGTGTAGACGATGAACGGATCTTGCGTTACGGCAAAGATGGCTGGTATCGAGTCGACGGCAAAAATGAGATCGGTCGTCTCTACCATGACCAGCACCAGCAAGAGGGGGGTTGCCATAAGCATACCGTTTTGGCGGGTGAGAAATTTCTGACCGTCGTAGCGATCACTGATCGGCATAAAACGGCGGAACATGCGTACCACCGGATTCTTATCAGGCTCGACTTGCTCGTCTTGTGACATTGCCATCCGAATGCCGGTAAAGATCAGGAATGCACCGAACACCCAGATGATCCAGTGAAACTGCTTGATCAGCGCTGCTCCAGCGGCAATCATTGTACCGCGCATGATAAGGGCGCCGAGAATCCCCCAAAAGAGTACCCGATGCTGGTATTTCGCCGGAACTGCAAAATATGAGAAGATCAATACGAAGACGAAAATATTATCAACACTTAGTGCCTTTTCTATGAGATAACCGGTCAAAAACGCTAGACCAGCGTCACTCGCATTGAGATCGCTATTAGGCATGATCTGATCCCAAAATAGATACAGCCCTACATTGAAGACTAGCGCAAGGGAAATCCAGACTATACTCCAAATGACGGCTTCACGTAACGACACTTCATGGGCTTCACGGTGAAATACCCCTAGGTCAAGCGCGAGAAGTGTCAATACCAGTAGATTAAACCCAACCCAGACCCATATCGTATCTACCATACAATCTTTTCTCCCTGCTTTGCAACGACTTGTCCGGCAATAAAAAGGCGAGCCGATCACAGCGCACCGCTGTGTCGGTCTCGCCAGTATGGTAAACCAATACGCGATGCCACCGGGAAGATAATCTTCCGTCTTGACGGCAACATCGACCCGCTACGAGCGGGCGGCTACTCCCCAACGCATTGCAATATACCGCATTTTCCTTATAATCGATAGGGAAAAATTCCCTATCACTTCTACGTCTGAATGGGTATCTAATGGCGAAGATTTGCCCTCACCAGCAATCGTTGAGTTGGCTATACTACTTAAATGTGTGATGCGAACGACAGGAGTAGACATAAACTATGAGTCTCTTGGTATTCGGTTTCATGCTCGGTGGTCTTATCTTCCTTGCCACTGGTGGTGAGCTTCTAGTACGTGGCGCCAGCCGCCTGGCAGCGCTGGCTGGCATCTCTCCGCTTGTGATTGGTCTGACGGTTGTATCGTTTGGTACCAGTTCACCAGAGTTGGCGGTGAGTATTCAGGCCGGCTTAGCCGGTAAAAGTGACATTGCAGTCGGCAATGTGGTGGGGAGTAATATCTTCAACATTCTCTTCATTCTGGGTGTGTGTGCGCTGGTCAGCCCACTGGTTGTAGCCGTACAGCTTATCCGCCGTGAAGTACCGTTTATGATCGCTGTTTCGCTATTACTTATCGGTCAGGCATTTGATAGAGCCATAAGCTGGTTTGATGGCTTCATCCTGTTTAGCCTACTGATCGGATATATCATCTGGTCAATATACGCCAGTCGGCAGGAACGAGAAGAAGTGATAGCAGAGTATGCGCAGGAATTTGGTTCCGCAAAACTGCCCGCTCAGCGGAAAGGAATGGTCTTGCTGCTGAATATCGGCTTTATCGTAGTTGGGCTGGTATTACTGGCGATTGGATCAAACTGGCTGGTTGAAGGGGCAACTTCACTGGCGCGTGCGTTTGGAGTCAGCGATGTAGTCATGGGTCTCACAATTGTGGCTGCCGGTACATCACTCCCGGAAGTGGTTGCTTCAATTGTTGCCACGCTCAAGCGCGAGCGGGACATTGCTATTGGAAATGTTATTGGCAGCAACATCTTCAACATCCTCGGTATCCTTGGATTATCTGCACTCGTAACACCGGGTGGTCTTACCGTTGCCCCATCGATTGTGGCATTCGATCTGCCAGTGATGATTGCAGTAGCTTTTGCAGCTCTACCAATCTTTATCTCCGGTCTCAGCATCAATCGCTGGGAAGGCTTACTCTTTCTTGCTTATTACGTTGCGTACACGGCGTATCTGATACTGGCTGCAACCCAACATGATGCTCTGCCGTTCTTCAGTAGCGTGATGATACTCTTTGTACTACCGATAACAGCAGTGACCCTCTCTATTCTTCTGATCCACGCGCTGCGCCGAAGAGATTGGGTTAAAGCATAGTCATGACCAGACCAACTATACAAGATTTCTGTCAGGGAAGAACAACCAACACTCCCTGTTGGGCTTCATGACCGGGAATACGGCAGTAGAAACGGTATTCACCGGGTGCTGGCGCCCGGAATGTTAGTATCGCATCGACCCCTGGATCGGCTGAAACAGTGCGGTCACCGGTAGGTAGCTCGATAGTCAGACTATGTGCGATCTGGCCGCGGTTGCGAAGGCGGAGAAAAACTTGTTCTCCGGTGCGCACTTCGATCCGATCTGGATCAAATCGCATTTCGATGGCAGTTACTTCAATCGTGCGTTCACGCAGCGGTGCGCCACAGGCGTTTAGCAGAATGACGGCAAGAATACACATAGCATAACAATAACGACGAAACCAGAGACGATTCATAGCACGCATCACTGTAGTCGTAGCATACACTTGTTTCTGCATCATATCTGTACTGTACCAGAAAATGCCTACTGTGCTAGCAGGAAGTCACGTTGTGACAAGGCGCCAATTTTACGGTACAATAGCAGCAAAGCCGTGATCGTTTGATCGTATTCCGAATAAGAAGTATAACTGCATTTCAGCACGCACTGTCGGCGTCAACATTCCAGGCAACGTTTGAGTCGTTGCTTGACCAACATTTTGATATTTGAAAGCCAGACAACGATCAAGTTGGCTAAGGTTTTTCGCGAATTGCGTGTCAGTAGACACAACTAGTCACCAATCGAGGTGAGCATGCTCTATCCGATTGTGTTCATTGCATTGGTTGCATCACCACTAGCACTCATTGCCCGCCTTCCGGCGCGCAGTCTCATTGCGTGGGGTCTGGCGCTTATCCCGCTAGCACTCTTTGGACTAACGCTGACTCAAGCCGGTCCTGTGTTTGCGGGTGAGCAAGTGGTGGAGGAGATCTCCTGGGTACCAGCGCTGGGTCTCAATCTTACCTTTACGCTTGACGGTTTAAGTCTGTTGTTTGCCTTGATTATTACCGGCATTGGGACGTTGATTGTCGGCTACGCGGGCCATTATCTCGGTGCTGACAGTGGTCTTGGTCGTTTCTTGGCTTACCTAATGCTTTTCATGGGGGCAATGTTGGGGGTCGTGCTGGCCGGTAATATATTGACCATGTTCGTGTTTTGGGAACTAACATCGGTTACGTCGTATTTGCTTATTGGCTACAAGCACGATTACCCTGATGCACGGCGTGGTGCATTACATTCCCTGCTCGTAACTGGTGCAGGTGGATTGGCCTTGCTGGTTGGCCTGCTGTTGCTCGGTCAGATGGTTGGCAGCTACGAATTCCGGGATATTTTGGCCGCCGGTGATCAATTGCGCGCTCATTCACTCTACCCAGCAGCCGTCATTCTCATCTTGCTTGGCTGCTTTACGAAATCAGCTCAGATACCCTTTCATTTCTGGCTACCAGGGGCTATGCAGGCTCCAACCCCGGCAAGTGCCTTTCTCCATTCGGCCACAATGGTCAAGGCTGGTGTCTATCTGATGGCACGGCTCAGTCCGGCCCTGGGTGGTACTGCTCTATGGGATGTAACCCTGGCCGTCGTTGGCGGTGCAACGATGACCTTTGCCGCAATTGTGGCAATGCGCCAGTTTGATCTGAAGGCGATGCTGGCATATACGACCATTAGTATGCTGGGTGCGCTGACGATGCAGATTGGGTTGGGTGGCAAGTATGGTGCTGAGGGGGTGGCAACTAATATTTTAGCCCATGCGCTGTATAAGTCGGCACTGTTTATGCTAGCCGGTGTGATCGATCACGAGTGCGGTACGCGCGATTTGCGCCGATTGGGTGGGTTGCGAAGATACATGCCGCAGACGATGGTCATTACCGCTCTGGCATTACTATCGTTCGGCGGTATTCCAATCCTGTTTGGCTTCGTTGCCAAAGAATTAATGCTGGAAGCAGCGCTTGAGACTGATCTTGGTGCAACGCTGAGCATCCTTGCGGTTGCTGCAATTGCTGTCACGGCCATTGCTTACCTGATAACTGGCTGGCGACTGTTTAGCAATACGTTCCTCGGTCAGCGTAGTACGGCGGCGATGCAGCAGCATGTTGCTGATCCTACACCTGGAATGCTGATTGGGCCTGGAGTGCCAGCCATTTTGTCACTCTTCATACCGCTGGTCCTGTTAGCCCCAGTCAGTACGCTCATCGCAGCCGCAAGTGCAGCGATCTACGGTAAGCCGCTGGAGGTTAAACTGGCACTCTGGCATGGCGTGAATCCAGCATTACTGGTAAGCCTGAGCGCCATTGTGATTGGCGTAGCAATGTTCCGTTTTGCCGAGCAGTTGGCAAATATGCGTGGTTGGCCAACCTGGTTGCGCGGTGATATGATCTTCGACCGGCTGATTGAGCGGACACTCACCGGAGCGACGGCATTAACCCGTACCCTTCAGGAGGGAAGGCTACGCCGCTATATCCTGATAACAGCGTTGACCATGCTAATCTTCGTAGGGGTACCGTTTATCAGCTTCGGGCTAGGTACAATTCGGTTTGATCTTGATCCGCAGTTGCAGTTTTACGAAATACTGGCCGCGGCGTTGATCCCGATTGGTGTTATCGCGACCATCAAAGCGCGAACCAGACTTGGCGCGATTATTGCAGTTGGTGTCGTTGGCGCAATGGTCGCGCTTCTCTTCGTGCTCTTCTCGGCGCCCGATCTGGCACTCACCCAATTACTGATTGAAGTCCTCTCAACCGTCTTTTTACTCCTCGTCTTTTCGGTGTTGCCAGTGCGCTTCGAGAGCTTCTCATCAGCATGGGTACGGCAACGTGAT comes from Chloroflexus sp. Y-396-1 and encodes:
- a CDS encoding calcium/sodium antiporter; protein product: MSLLVFGFMLGGLIFLATGGELLVRGASRLAALAGISPLVIGLTVVSFGTSSPELAVSIQAGLAGKSDIAVGNVVGSNIFNILFILGVCALVSPLVVAVQLIRREVPFMIAVSLLLIGQAFDRAISWFDGFILFSLLIGYIIWSIYASRQEREEVIAEYAQEFGSAKLPAQRKGMVLLLNIGFIVVGLVLLAIGSNWLVEGATSLARAFGVSDVVMGLTIVAAGTSLPEVVASIVATLKRERDIAIGNVIGSNIFNILGILGLSALVTPGGLTVAPSIVAFDLPVMIAVAFAALPIFISGLSINRWEGLLFLAYYVAYTAYLILAATQHDALPFFSSVMILFVLPITAVTLSILLIHALRRRDWVKA
- a CDS encoding cupredoxin domain-containing protein codes for the protein MMQKQVYATTTVMRAMNRLWFRRYCYAMCILAVILLNACGAPLRERTIEVTAIEMRFDPDRIEVRTGEQVFLRLRNRGQIAHSLTIELPTGDRTVSADPGVDAILTFRAPAPGEYRFYCRIPGHEAQQGVLVVLP
- a CDS encoding alpha/beta fold hydrolase translates to MKRKPTMDIPTALVPYARRVALRNAEIFYYDAGPVDHPTLLLLHGLGDEADTWRSIILPLSREYRIIAPDLPGFGRSLGPRGAYSLTFFARTIAEFIATLQLRYITLVGHSLGAMIAQRLSIGLPDLIEQQILISGCLPVKRRLPELKQWLLLIPGLGELMLAIMRRSQELAFFSLQPFYYSLYDLPARERRFLRKRVMARLHHPQQRRSTLSALRWLAIDTFFRANQYLDLVSKCRIPTVLIIGDHDVIVDGELIEATHVLLNEQAQCIHLERCGHMPQQEWPDMICELLSGLHPAAQTVDCQGEPSGGL
- the mbhE gene encoding hydrogen gas-evolving membrane-bound hydrogenase subunit E; the protein is MLYPIVFIALVASPLALIARLPARSLIAWGLALIPLALFGLTLTQAGPVFAGEQVVEEISWVPALGLNLTFTLDGLSLLFALIITGIGTLIVGYAGHYLGADSGLGRFLAYLMLFMGAMLGVVLAGNILTMFVFWELTSVTSYLLIGYKHDYPDARRGALHSLLVTGAGGLALLVGLLLLGQMVGSYEFRDILAAGDQLRAHSLYPAAVILILLGCFTKSAQIPFHFWLPGAMQAPTPASAFLHSATMVKAGVYLMARLSPALGGTALWDVTLAVVGGATMTFAAIVAMRQFDLKAMLAYTTISMLGALTMQIGLGGKYGAEGVATNILAHALYKSALFMLAGVIDHECGTRDLRRLGGLRRYMPQTMVITALALLSFGGIPILFGFVAKELMLEAALETDLGATLSILAVAAIAVTAIAYLITGWRLFSNTFLGQRSTAAMQQHVADPTPGMLIGPGVPAILSLFIPLVLLAPVSTLIAAASAAIYGKPLEVKLALWHGVNPALLVSLSAIVIGVAMFRFAEQLANMRGWPTWLRGDMIFDRLIERTLTGATALTRTLQEGRLRRYILITALTMLIFVGVPFISFGLGTIRFDLDPQLQFYEILAAALIPIGVIATIKARTRLGAIIAVGVVGAMVALLFVLFSAPDLALTQLLIEVLSTVFLLLVFSVLPVRFESFSSAWVRQRDAIVAIAMGILMGGLVLATATNDSFAPLAPFFLENSLDKGKGANVVNVILVDFRGFDTLGEITVLFIALLGIYGLLRLRQGKDDVTPERVPTTATEPLSEPVDTQR
- a CDS encoding TerC family protein gives rise to the protein MVDTIWVWVGFNLLVLTLLALDLGVFHREAHEVSLREAVIWSIVWISLALVFNVGLYLFWDQIMPNSDLNASDAGLAFLTGYLIEKALSVDNIFVFVLIFSYFAVPAKYQHRVLFWGILGALIMRGTMIAAGAALIKQFHWIIWVFGAFLIFTGIRMAMSQDEQVEPDKNPVVRMFRRFMPISDRYDGQKFLTRQNGMLMATPLLLVLVMVETTDLIFAVDSIPAIFAVTQDPFIVYTSNVFAILGLRALYFVLAGVVHLFHYLKLGLSVVLSFVGIKMLLPDLSAALIGVSWKIPTAVSLGVVATIIGVSIVASLIRARIVKHSEQAASS